One Nostoc punctiforme PCC 73102 DNA window includes the following coding sequences:
- a CDS encoding pentapeptide repeat-containing protein, giving the protein MNLSIRHWLAERYIAINQIRGFSAGQLAGIAYRIVQDMEVKSLMPFDICTLVEVLELPLGIVWEEISLISQLTQNLLRSLSQKKPLKRNEGTWLAFQIAYLQALQAILEQEASLKRPWLDRASIPIQAQVLKEDVGKLLLQDSQLQGLLKTLSPGKLTDTQAEQALSLIADSLLVQQINHAVIAWFVANGAEEYEAKLLTQRLVHSLPGEILIVVTENAAPLAQLQKFFRLGISLAPSFIAPEAGSTVGEKIDLHREHYRASLIKNLSMPLLIESFTLKDIYVPQKGLPIEESISDVDKKAVKSVDLKTWAQQQLADLETIAVIESEPGFGKTSFCQLWAAEIAQEVYPIWMPIVIRLRDIKYGKTLIETLNSGFDVNLSTWLEQENIPCLLLLDGLDELPPSAYGIRAKAIFVQQLLNFQSQHRHKIVLTSRSTTLQEIAPEIPLSLKRIIIQPLDVDEFKQWFQQWAKVQSLAIAQNFFTFLKQSGLFVSQSRFPELSTLVRQPLMLHLLGILHRDGLLNDEVLQLAANTPKSSVLWEIYHRLSRWLLGYPLTGGIKTMLLRSGSAHIHRTPEAIANLLANRHPQDLLDQMQAIALKILHSQRHQINLAGEFNTLPGFYFKIRDLESSEKTSLIEFSHIKLGEFLCAKAVTAELKLLTQCQNEAYGSLTFVLDSPSSVAQHIYNLLGYGILSQEIEELAIAILRREQKHKFSFEVLFQRLLSFWRAYCQGYWLDEGIAHKAWTHFHALQNPVNVEQVNAAVGLNVFLLLCACYRETKIPFWPCGNPLNLTEFNPEALSALIARATVLHKSAFATRIKSLAGLNLSRASLLQVVLTGVNLEQTNLSNAELIGTNLAGANLQQANLTGANLQQANLTDVNLEQANLTGANLQQANLTGANLNSADLTNACFFDAILTQAGKKLATDNGALFSKESFQRLKSLRSLSPQASQQPFLNTIQITPNTDKNWNKPPANGLIESSEGTILPVGFYDDDVDDETVFGNNSIDDK; this is encoded by the coding sequence ATGAACTTGAGTATTCGGCACTGGTTAGCAGAACGCTATATCGCAATCAATCAAATCAGAGGATTTTCGGCGGGGCAATTGGCAGGTATTGCCTACCGGATTGTTCAGGATATGGAAGTCAAAAGCCTCATGCCTTTTGATATCTGTACCTTGGTAGAGGTTTTAGAACTGCCTTTAGGGATTGTTTGGGAAGAAATCAGTCTGATTTCGCAGTTAACACAAAACCTGTTGCGTAGCCTCAGCCAAAAAAAACCGTTAAAACGTAACGAGGGTACATGGCTAGCGTTCCAAATTGCCTATCTTCAAGCTTTGCAAGCGATTCTAGAGCAGGAAGCAAGCCTAAAAAGACCGTGGTTAGATCGGGCAAGTATACCAATCCAAGCGCAAGTACTTAAAGAAGACGTTGGTAAACTCCTTCTCCAAGATTCGCAACTGCAAGGATTGTTGAAAACTCTCAGCCCAGGTAAATTAACTGATACACAAGCGGAACAAGCACTGTCTCTAATTGCAGATTCTTTACTGGTGCAACAAATAAATCATGCTGTCATCGCTTGGTTTGTTGCCAATGGTGCAGAAGAATATGAAGCTAAACTCTTAACACAGCGTTTAGTTCACTCACTTCCTGGTGAAATACTGATAGTTGTTACTGAAAATGCTGCCCCTTTAGCCCAACTGCAAAAGTTTTTCCGTTTGGGAATTTCATTAGCCCCCAGTTTTATAGCTCCAGAAGCTGGTTCTACAGTTGGTGAGAAAATTGACTTGCACCGAGAACATTACCGTGCAAGTTTGATTAAAAACCTCAGTATGCCTTTACTAATAGAATCCTTTACCCTCAAGGATATCTATGTGCCACAAAAAGGCTTACCAATAGAGGAAAGTATTTCTGATGTGGATAAAAAAGCTGTTAAGTCAGTTGATTTAAAAACATGGGCGCAGCAACAGCTAGCTGATTTAGAAACGATCGCTGTTATTGAGTCGGAACCTGGTTTTGGAAAAACCAGTTTTTGCCAACTCTGGGCAGCAGAGATAGCGCAAGAAGTTTACCCTATTTGGATGCCTATAGTAATTAGGTTAAGGGATATAAAATATGGCAAAACTTTAATCGAAACTCTAAATTCTGGTTTTGATGTTAATCTTTCAACCTGGTTAGAGCAAGAAAATATTCCTTGTCTGTTGCTACTGGATGGTTTGGATGAACTGCCCCCTTCTGCTTATGGTATAAGGGCAAAAGCAATTTTTGTTCAGCAATTACTGAACTTTCAATCTCAACATAGACACAAAATTGTGTTAACGAGCCGCTCAACAACATTACAGGAAATCGCCCCAGAAATCCCCCTATCATTGAAGCGAATTATCATTCAACCGTTGGATGTGGACGAATTCAAGCAATGGTTTCAGCAGTGGGCAAAAGTACAATCGTTGGCGATCGCTCAAAATTTCTTTACATTCTTAAAACAGTCAGGCTTATTTGTCAGCCAATCAAGGTTTCCAGAATTATCTACCCTTGTTCGTCAACCCCTAATGTTGCATTTATTGGGGATTTTACACCGCGACGGACTGCTAAATGATGAAGTATTACAACTAGCTGCTAATACCCCAAAGTCTTCTGTACTATGGGAAATTTATCATCGCCTAAGTCGATGGTTGTTGGGTTATCCGCTAACTGGTGGGATTAAAACGATGCTGCTGCGCTCAGGATCGGCTCATATCCACCGGACTCCAGAAGCGATCGCTAATTTACTTGCTAATCGTCATCCTCAAGATTTACTCGATCAAATGCAAGCGATCGCTCTGAAAATTTTACACTCGCAACGTCATCAAATTAATTTGGCTGGTGAATTTAACACTCTACCAGGATTTTATTTTAAAATTCGGGACTTAGAAAGCTCAGAAAAAACTAGTTTAATTGAGTTTTCGCATATTAAGTTAGGAGAATTTCTTTGTGCTAAAGCTGTGACTGCTGAGTTGAAATTATTAACTCAGTGCCAAAATGAGGCTTATGGTTCTCTCACTTTTGTACTTGATTCTCCTAGTAGCGTTGCCCAGCATATTTACAATTTACTCGGTTATGGGATACTGAGCCAGGAAATTGAAGAATTGGCGATCGCAATTTTACGCCGCGAACAAAAGCACAAGTTTTCTTTTGAAGTTTTGTTTCAACGTCTTTTGTCTTTCTGGCGTGCTTACTGTCAAGGCTATTGGTTAGACGAAGGCATAGCCCACAAAGCTTGGACTCATTTCCACGCACTACAAAACCCGGTGAATGTTGAGCAAGTCAATGCTGCTGTGGGATTGAATGTATTTTTATTGCTTTGTGCTTGCTATCGAGAAACCAAAATCCCTTTTTGGCCTTGTGGGAATCCGCTCAATTTAACAGAATTCAATCCAGAAGCTTTAAGTGCGCTAATTGCGAGAGCAACCGTTCTCCACAAAAGTGCCTTTGCAACCCGAATCAAGTCTCTGGCTGGACTCAATTTATCGAGAGCCTCTTTGTTACAAGTAGTGCTAACTGGGGTAAATCTTGAGCAGACAAACTTATCCAATGCGGAGTTAATCGGGACTAATTTGGCTGGAGCCAATTTGCAACAGGCTAATCTGACAGGCGCAAACCTTCAACAAGCTAACCTTACAGACGTAAACCTCGAACAGGCTAACCTGACAGGTGCAAATCTCCAACAAGCTAACCTTACGGGAGCAAATCTTAATTCAGCCGATCTCACCAACGCCTGCTTCTTTGATGCCATCCTTACTCAGGCTGGCAAAAAATTAGCTACTGATAATGGTGCCTTGTTCTCTAAAGAGTCGTTTCAAAGACTGAAAAGTTTGCGTAGTTTATCGCCGCAGGCATCGCAGCAACCCTTCTTAAATACCATCCAAATTACGCCAAACACAGATAAAAATTGGAATAAACCCCCTGCAAACGGGCTAATTGAAAGCTCTGAAGGCACAATTTTACCCGTAGGTTTCTATGATGATGATGTCGATGATGAAACCGTTTTTGGCAATAACTCTATTGATGACAAGTAG
- a CDS encoding Fur family transcriptional regulator, with the protein MQKQTISTKPIRSLEDALDRCQILGMRVSRQRRFILELLWQANEHLSAREIYDRLNQEGKEIGHTSVYQNLEALSSQGIIECIERCDGRLYGNISDSHSHINCMDTNQILDVHVELPEDLLRKIEEETGVRITDYSINFVGYRNPQEG; encoded by the coding sequence ATGCAAAAACAAACAATTTCAACAAAACCAATTCGTTCTCTAGAAGATGCGCTAGATAGGTGTCAAATCCTGGGTATGCGCGTCAGTCGTCAGCGTCGCTTTATTCTGGAATTACTTTGGCAAGCAAATGAACATCTTTCTGCTAGAGAGATTTACGATCGCTTGAACCAAGAAGGTAAAGAGATCGGCCATACCTCTGTTTATCAAAATTTGGAAGCATTATCCAGTCAGGGCATTATTGAATGTATTGAGCGCTGTGATGGGCGTTTATACGGCAATATTAGTGACTCTCACAGTCATATTAACTGTATGGATACAAATCAAATTCTTGATGTTCATGTAGAACTACCAGAAGATTTGCTCCGCAAAATTGAAGAAGAAACAGGAGTGCGAATTACTGACTACAGTATTAACTTTGTTGGCTACCGTAATCCTCAAGAAGGCTAG
- a CDS encoding CRR6 family NdhI maturation factor translates to MAAESKTIAIALNNDFINNLDLSPASTVIEQLLRDGAASHEQQLRFDINYDLEPGDPRELSEIPEIRLWFVRLDAKYPWLAFLLDWKAGEFARYAAMLVPHQFSSQDGIQYNPEALEIFLMHKIFILGDWLKQQDIPSLSRLKSMAQMLGYELDDAFFEIF, encoded by the coding sequence GTGGCTGCTGAGTCAAAGACAATTGCGATCGCACTCAATAATGACTTCATTAATAATCTGGATCTGTCGCCTGCCTCAACGGTGATTGAACAACTGCTGCGAGATGGGGCCGCATCCCATGAACAGCAGCTACGCTTTGATATCAATTACGATCTCGAACCTGGCGATCCACGGGAACTTTCAGAAATTCCAGAAATACGGCTGTGGTTTGTGCGCCTAGATGCCAAATATCCCTGGTTAGCATTTTTACTAGATTGGAAAGCTGGAGAATTTGCTCGTTATGCCGCCATGCTAGTACCACACCAGTTCAGTTCCCAAGACGGCATTCAGTACAATCCTGAAGCCTTAGAAATATTTTTGATGCACAAAATCTTTATTTTAGGTGATTGGCTCAAACAGCAGGATATCCCCAGCCTCTCGCGGTTAAAGTCTATGGCTCAAATGCTGGGTTATGAATTAGATGATGCTTTTTTTGAGATATTTTAA
- a CDS encoding glycosyltransferase family 9 protein: protein MRVVALVPGGIGDQILFFPTLDDLKRNYPDAQIDVVVEPRSKAAYRVSKSVHEVLNFDFNDRNSLADWGNLVGTIRDREYDVVIVVKQIWLLSLLLWLTGIPIRIGYKGNGSVFLTHAVPFKASQYVAAAYHDLLQPLEINSPVPELAVNVPKPDIEWAQKEQKRLGVHETGYILIHGGSGQLSQAKELDKIYPVESWHQIIQGFQDKQPDLPVVVVKGIGDEQFVRSLLGSSPDIKVTAPDDIGKLTAMIAGANLMLSTDSPALQLSVAVQTYTIALFGPTDPAKLLPKNDKFLAIASPTGKTADVSPNAVLEKIWGG from the coding sequence ATGCGAGTAGTAGCCCTTGTACCTGGCGGAATTGGCGACCAAATTCTCTTCTTTCCGACTCTAGATGACCTGAAGCGCAATTACCCTGACGCTCAGATAGATGTCGTTGTTGAACCCCGGTCAAAGGCTGCCTACCGAGTGAGCAAGTCAGTTCACGAGGTGCTGAACTTTGATTTTAACGACCGTAATAGTCTGGCAGATTGGGGTAACTTGGTGGGAACAATTCGCGATCGCGAATACGATGTTGTCATTGTTGTTAAGCAAATTTGGTTGCTTAGTCTTTTGCTCTGGTTGACGGGAATTCCCATACGTATTGGCTACAAAGGCAATGGTTCGGTTTTTCTGACCCACGCTGTGCCATTTAAAGCATCCCAGTATGTGGCGGCAGCATATCACGATTTGCTGCAACCATTGGAAATAAATAGTCCTGTCCCAGAGTTAGCAGTAAATGTACCCAAACCAGATATTGAGTGGGCACAAAAAGAACAGAAACGCTTAGGGGTGCATGAAACAGGCTATATCTTGATTCATGGCGGTTCTGGCCAGTTATCTCAGGCTAAAGAACTGGATAAAATCTACCCTGTCGAAAGTTGGCATCAAATTATTCAAGGTTTCCAAGACAAGCAGCCTGACCTGCCTGTGGTGGTTGTTAAGGGAATTGGCGATGAACAGTTTGTGCGATCGCTTCTGGGGTCTTCTCCAGATATTAAGGTGACTGCCCCAGATGATATTGGCAAGTTAACTGCTATGATCGCCGGGGCAAATTTGATGTTGTCTACTGATAGTCCGGCACTACAACTGAGTGTTGCAGTCCAAACCTATACCATCGCCCTATTTGGGCCCACCGATCCAGCTAAGTTGTTGCCGAAAAACGATAAATTCCTGGCCATTGCATCCCCTACGGGAAAAACAGCGGATGTTTCGCCAAACGCAGTTTTAGAGAAAATCTGGGGTGGCTAA
- the ispD gene encoding 2-C-methyl-D-erythritol 4-phosphate cytidylyltransferase, with protein MYLLIPAAGIGKRMGSNRNKLLLKVRSQPIIAWTLLAAEAANTISWIGIISQPTDWPDFRAILADLKLTKPVELIQGGSTRQESVYNGLQALPLAAEQVLIHDGARCLATPDLFNSCAQAIRHCPGLIAGVPVKDTIKVVDEQGIIQETPDRQKLWAAQTPQGFDVKLLKQCHAEGVRQGWEVTDDAALFEKCGIEVRIVEGEETNLKVTTPQDLAIAEFILTTRGV; from the coding sequence GTGTATTTACTAATTCCAGCTGCGGGAATCGGAAAAAGAATGGGTAGTAACCGCAATAAACTCCTGCTGAAAGTGCGATCGCAACCAATTATTGCTTGGACTCTATTAGCCGCAGAAGCTGCCAATACAATCAGTTGGATCGGGATTATTTCTCAGCCTACCGATTGGCCAGACTTCAGAGCAATTCTCGCCGATCTCAAGCTTACTAAACCAGTGGAATTGATTCAAGGTGGCTCCACGCGTCAAGAATCTGTTTACAACGGCTTGCAGGCTTTGCCACTAGCCGCAGAACAAGTGTTGATTCACGATGGCGCTAGATGTCTCGCCACACCAGATTTATTTAACTCTTGTGCCCAAGCCATTCGCCACTGTCCCGGTTTAATTGCTGGTGTACCCGTCAAAGACACCATCAAAGTTGTTGATGAACAAGGCATAATTCAAGAAACACCCGACAGACAAAAATTGTGGGCGGCACAAACTCCCCAAGGATTTGATGTCAAGTTGTTGAAACAGTGCCACGCTGAAGGAGTCCGTCAAGGTTGGGAAGTAACTGACGATGCCGCTTTATTTGAAAAGTGCGGCATCGAAGTCCGAATTGTCGAGGGAGAGGAGACAAATTTAAAAGTGACGACTCCACAAGATTTAGCGATCGCAGAATTTATTCTCACAACTAGAGGCGTTTGA
- the scpB gene encoding SMC-Scp complex subunit ScpB yields MITATATKIEAILYLKGKPLSLGEIAEYAACDRAAVKEGIIELMDNYAHRDSALEVIETPDGYSLQLRSDFQDLVQTMIPVELGVGALRTLAAIALNSPILQSDLINLRGSGVYQHVPELVELGFIRKRRDSDSRSYSLQVTPKFHQYFQIEQLPQILSNNQKEEQLELELELKGVGNGE; encoded by the coding sequence ATGATTACAGCCACAGCGACGAAGATAGAAGCAATTCTCTATTTAAAGGGTAAACCCTTGTCGCTCGGCGAAATCGCCGAGTATGCAGCGTGCGATCGCGCCGCTGTCAAAGAAGGCATAATTGAACTCATGGACAATTATGCCCACCGAGATAGCGCCCTAGAGGTAATAGAAACCCCTGATGGTTACAGTTTGCAACTACGGTCTGATTTTCAGGATCTAGTGCAAACGATGATACCAGTAGAATTGGGTGTAGGTGCATTGCGGACTTTAGCAGCGATCGCCCTCAATAGTCCAATACTCCAGAGCGACTTGATTAACTTGCGCGGTTCAGGAGTATATCAACACGTTCCAGAACTCGTAGAACTTGGTTTTATCCGCAAACGCCGAGATAGCGATTCTCGCTCCTACTCACTCCAAGTAACCCCAAAATTCCATCAGTATTTCCAAATCGAACAACTCCCACAAATACTTTCCAACAACCAAAAGGAAGAACAACTAGAACTAGAACTAGAACTAAAGGGAGTAGGGAATGGGGAATAG
- a CDS encoding DUF760 domain-containing protein, whose amino-acid sequence MVFNPDFLNDNSEEHPNQLLSDHAEEYPNQLLKYLQHQSPDVLARIAQSASPEIKQIISQNVQGLVGMLPAENFNVQITTDRDNLAGLLASAMMTGYFLRQMEQRMQLEHLSNGQ is encoded by the coding sequence ATGGTGTTTAATCCTGACTTTTTAAATGACAACTCCGAGGAACACCCTAATCAACTTCTTTCCGACCACGCTGAGGAATACCCCAATCAGTTACTCAAATATCTACAACATCAGTCTCCTGATGTTCTAGCGAGGATTGCTCAATCCGCCAGCCCTGAAATTAAACAAATCATCTCGCAAAATGTCCAAGGGCTAGTAGGAATGCTCCCGGCAGAAAATTTCAACGTGCAAATTACAACAGATCGGGATAACTTAGCTGGGCTTCTAGCGTCGGCCATGATGACAGGGTATTTTCTGCGCCAGATGGAACAAAGAATGCAGTTAGAGCATTTGTCTAATGGTCAATAG